From the Flavimarina sp. Hel_I_48 genome, one window contains:
- a CDS encoding polysaccharide biosynthesis/export family protein encodes MRSLTYIFYILMLLALTSCIPTKDLTYLQENTKTDDSLISIDLQQRPYRVQINDVLSLRIKALDQKLVTLFNPSSSNAGQESESGGNALDEGYYYDGFAVDRHGKIRVPTLGEVNVLGYTTEEIRKIIEQKLLEDYFTEEANIFVTVKLAGIKYTIAGEVGSPGVKVELVEKLSLMDAIANSGDILITGDRKDVVIIRQYPGGQRVHHLDLTEIESMQSPYYNIQPNDLILVNPLPQKSLGTGTTGLSSFTTVLSIFTALTTTILLFTRL; translated from the coding sequence ATGCGAAGCTTAACTTATATTTTTTATATACTAATGCTGTTGGCCTTGACGTCCTGCATTCCTACAAAAGATCTTACATATTTACAGGAAAACACAAAAACTGACGACAGCTTGATTTCAATTGATCTGCAACAGCGCCCCTACCGGGTTCAGATCAACGATGTCCTGAGCTTACGCATCAAGGCGCTGGATCAGAAATTAGTAACCCTTTTCAACCCATCTTCATCTAATGCCGGTCAGGAATCAGAGTCGGGCGGCAACGCTCTGGATGAAGGTTATTATTACGATGGATTTGCTGTAGACCGTCATGGCAAAATACGGGTTCCCACACTGGGAGAAGTCAATGTTTTAGGCTATACTACAGAGGAGATTCGTAAAATCATTGAACAAAAACTTCTGGAGGACTACTTTACCGAAGAAGCAAACATTTTTGTAACCGTAAAACTAGCCGGGATTAAATACACCATAGCTGGTGAGGTGGGCAGCCCCGGCGTCAAGGTGGAACTGGTAGAAAAACTGAGCCTTATGGATGCTATCGCAAACAGCGGTGATATATTGATTACCGGTGACAGGAAAGATGTGGTAATTATAAGGCAGTATCCGGGTGGCCAACGCGTACATCATCTGGATCTTACCGAAATAGAGTCCATGCAATCCCCGTATTATAACATTCAGCCCAATGACCTTATACTGGTCAATCCCCTGCCCCAGAAATCACTAGGTACGGGCACTACGGGACTATCATCCTTTACAACCGTATTATCAATATTTACTGCACTTACCACGACCATTTTATTATTTACACGACTTTAA